The following coding sequences lie in one Candidatus Kinetoplastibacterium sorsogonicusi genomic window:
- the purN gene encoding phosphoribosylglycinamide formyltransferase has translation MTINTQQNRKKLVILISGRGSNMLALLKANITNKWPAEICCVISNNLNAEGIKSAQSLGINTKIINHLDYNSREEFDEALLKEIDKSNPDYIILAGFMRILTETFVKYYYGRLINIHPSLLPLFKGLNTHERVLNSGLCFHGCTVHFVTPLLDDGPIIAQGIVPVYLDDTIDTLSNRVLQIEHITLVNTVEWLIYDYIQLNGNIVKIKNKKHKLFIME, from the coding sequence ATGACTATAAACACTCAACAAAATAGAAAAAAATTAGTTATATTAATTTCAGGCCGTGGTAGTAATATGCTTGCTTTACTAAAGGCAAACATTACAAATAAATGGCCAGCTGAAATTTGTTGTGTAATATCTAATAATCTAAATGCTGAAGGTATTAAGTCTGCCCAATCCTTGGGTATAAATACTAAAATAATAAATCATCTTGATTATAACAGCAGAGAAGAATTTGATGAAGCTTTATTAAAAGAAATAGATAAAAGCAATCCAGATTATATTATTTTAGCTGGTTTTATGAGAATTTTAACAGAAACATTTGTAAAATATTATTATGGACGTTTAATTAATATACACCCTTCATTATTACCATTATTTAAGGGATTAAATACTCATGAAAGAGTTTTAAATTCTGGATTATGCTTTCATGGATGTACTGTACATTTTGTTACTCCTTTATTAGATGATGGACCAATAATAGCTCAAGGCATAGTACCAGTATATTTAGATGATACTATTGATACTTTATCAAATAGAGTATTACAAATAGAACATATAACATTAGTTAATACTGTTGAATGGTTAATATATGATTATATTCAATTAAATGGAAATATTGTGAAAATTAAGAATAAAAAACATAAATTATTTATTATGGAATAA
- the dapE gene encoding succinyl-diaminopimelate desuccinylase produces the protein MSNLVLKLVKDLINCPSITPDDHNCQKIIVDKLSSIGFKIEFFNKNGVTNLWAVYGNNSPLLVFAGHTDVVPPGPLNCWNSDPFHATERNGFLYGRGAADMKSSIAAFIIAIEELIRDNGNNFFGSIGILLTSDEEGPAKDGTLHVCQQLKQRNLNIDYCIVGEPTSEFILGDTCKKGRRGSLSAHLSVKGIEGHIAYPKIIDNPIHKISIIISDLVNTKWDNGNEYFEPTSFQISNIHAGNGATNVVPGTVELDFNLRFSSEIDDIKIKNIVNNILKKYNTIYDINWNLNAKPFITKSGLLTKSIIQAIKSETGIETKLSTSGGTSDGRFLIDIADEVIEFGPCNNTIHKYNECIKISDLEKMKNIYKHTLELLLI, from the coding sequence ATGAGTAATTTAGTACTGAAATTAGTTAAAGATTTAATAAATTGTCCTTCAATTACTCCAGATGATCATAATTGCCAAAAAATAATCGTTGATAAATTAAGTTCTATTGGGTTTAAAATTGAATTTTTTAATAAAAATGGGGTAACTAATCTATGGGCAGTTTATGGAAATAATTCTCCGTTATTAGTATTTGCTGGTCATACAGATGTAGTACCTCCAGGTCCTTTAAATTGTTGGAATAGTGATCCTTTTCATGCTACTGAAAGAAATGGTTTTTTATATGGAAGAGGTGCCGCAGATATGAAAAGTTCTATTGCTGCATTCATAATTGCAATAGAAGAATTAATAAGAGATAATGGTAATAATTTTTTTGGCTCAATAGGAATTTTATTAACTTCTGATGAAGAAGGTCCTGCCAAAGATGGTACATTACATGTATGTCAACAATTAAAACAAAGAAATTTAAATATAGACTATTGTATAGTTGGAGAACCTACTTCGGAATTTATTTTAGGTGATACTTGTAAAAAAGGCAGAAGAGGGTCTTTATCAGCGCATTTATCAGTAAAGGGAATAGAAGGACATATAGCATACCCTAAAATTATAGATAATCCAATACATAAAATTTCAATAATTATTTCAGACTTGGTAAATACAAAATGGGATAACGGTAATGAATATTTTGAACCAACATCTTTCCAAATATCTAATATTCATGCTGGTAATGGAGCTACTAATGTTGTTCCTGGAACTGTGGAATTAGATTTTAATTTAAGATTTTCTTCTGAAATTGATGACATTAAAATTAAAAATATTGTTAATAATATTTTAAAAAAATATAATACTATTTATGATATAAATTGGAATTTAAATGCTAAGCCATTCATAACAAAATCAGGTCTTTTGACTAAAAGTATTATACAAGCTATAAAATCAGAAACAGGGATAGAAACTAAATTATCTACTTCTGGTGGCACATCTGACGGTAGATTCTTAATAGATATTGCAGATGAAGTTATTGAGTTTGGACCATGTAATAATACAATACACAAATATAATGAATGTATCAAAATTTCTGATTTAGAAAAAATGAAAAATATATATAAACATACTTTAGAGTTATTATTAATTTAA
- a CDS encoding UvrD-helicase domain-containing protein, protein MFHNKLLNSLNNEQYKAVTIKSGHTLVLAGAGSGKTKVLTTRIFWLIDTLQAIQSDMFIVTFTNKAAKELVMRLSKSLYISTKDTWIGTFHGLCHKMLRINYAFADLPSSFQILDVSDQLSVIKKIYKDSNIDDKICNPKDAQRFINLQKENGIRCKDLIFINKNSYKYLCEIYSIYEQKCKNEGLVDFSELLLKSYELLKNNQNIREFYNQKFKHILIDEFQDTNKLQYSFIKLLSGKKSSIFAVGDDDQSIYAFRGANVGNMTDFENNFAKKQVIRLEQNYRSLGYILNAANSLIEHNEDRLGKKLWTDQGDGEKIHVIENKNDTLEAQYISNEILHLVKNGTDMSNIAILYRSNAQSRIFEHALFLANIPYKVYGGLRFFERQEIKHILAYLKLIANKNDNISWLRVVNFPPRGIGSKTLEIQASIVEEKNISFYESINYIDNKYKNAIKKFSNIIDYLFEYSKKVNLVTLIEKVLEYSGLNDYYNNTRDGNNRLENISELITAAKTFSIEENCENLPAGINYHNDNYNEINQTPLLLFLSYASLEAGSSDNDNQKLVQMMTVHAAKGLEFDTVFITGLEEGLFPHENSINEKNGIAEERRLMYVAITRARKKLYITYSKNRMLNGQIRHFLKSRFLSEIKNINLHFHNFNHQFNENCSNTKKIAPTFNNTRNLYNIGQQVKHFKFGKGIILNIIGNGKNTKIIIKFDNFGIKELLLEFAKLE, encoded by the coding sequence ATGTTTCATAATAAATTACTCAATTCTCTAAATAATGAACAATACAAAGCAGTTACTATCAAATCTGGACATACACTTGTTTTGGCTGGTGCTGGTAGTGGAAAAACAAAAGTCCTAACTACAAGGATATTTTGGTTAATAGATACATTACAAGCTATTCAATCTGATATGTTTATAGTTACTTTTACAAATAAAGCAGCTAAAGAATTAGTAATGAGATTATCTAAATCTTTATATATTTCTACAAAAGATACATGGATAGGTACATTTCATGGTTTATGCCATAAAATGTTAAGAATTAATTATGCTTTTGCTGATTTACCATCATCATTTCAAATACTTGATGTATCTGATCAATTATCTGTTATAAAAAAAATATATAAAGATTCAAATATCGATGACAAAATTTGTAATCCTAAAGATGCACAGAGGTTTATAAATTTACAAAAAGAAAATGGTATACGTTGTAAAGATTTAATTTTTATTAATAAAAATAGTTATAAATATTTATGCGAAATATATTCTATATATGAACAAAAATGTAAAAATGAAGGTTTAGTAGATTTTTCAGAACTTTTATTAAAATCTTATGAACTTTTAAAAAATAATCAAAATATTAGAGAATTTTATAATCAAAAATTTAAACATATTCTTATAGATGAATTTCAAGATACCAATAAATTACAATATAGTTTTATTAAATTATTATCTGGAAAAAAATCTTCTATATTTGCTGTGGGTGATGATGATCAATCTATTTATGCCTTCCGTGGAGCAAATGTAGGAAATATGACAGATTTTGAAAATAATTTTGCAAAAAAACAAGTTATACGCTTAGAACAAAATTATAGATCATTAGGATACATTTTGAATGCAGCTAATTCTCTCATTGAACATAATGAGGATAGATTAGGCAAAAAATTATGGACAGATCAAGGTGATGGTGAAAAAATTCATGTAATTGAAAATAAAAATGATACATTAGAAGCTCAGTATATATCTAATGAAATTTTACATTTAGTTAAAAATGGAACAGATATGAGTAATATTGCTATATTGTATAGGAGCAATGCTCAATCTCGTATATTTGAACATGCTTTATTTTTAGCTAATATACCATATAAAGTATATGGTGGATTAAGATTTTTTGAGCGTCAAGAAATTAAACATATACTTGCTTATTTAAAATTAATAGCAAATAAAAATGATAACATATCTTGGTTACGTGTAGTAAACTTTCCACCTAGAGGTATAGGATCGAAAACTTTAGAAATACAAGCTTCAATAGTTGAAGAAAAAAATATTAGTTTTTATGAATCTATAAATTATATAGATAACAAATATAAAAATGCTATAAAAAAATTTTCTAATATCATTGATTATTTATTTGAATACTCTAAAAAAGTTAATTTAGTTACTTTAATAGAAAAAGTTTTGGAATATAGTGGATTAAATGATTACTATAATAATACACGTGATGGTAACAATAGATTAGAAAATATTAGCGAATTAATAACAGCTGCTAAAACTTTTTCTATTGAAGAAAATTGTGAAAATTTGCCTGCAGGAATAAATTATCATAATGATAATTATAATGAAATTAATCAAACACCTTTGTTACTTTTTCTTTCATATGCATCTTTAGAGGCAGGAAGTAGTGATAATGACAATCAAAAATTAGTACAAATGATGACAGTACATGCTGCAAAAGGCTTAGAATTTGATACTGTATTTATTACTGGATTAGAGGAAGGATTATTTCCTCATGAGAATAGCATAAATGAAAAAAACGGTATTGCAGAAGAAAGGAGACTAATGTATGTTGCTATTACCAGAGCAAGAAAAAAATTATACATCACATATTCTAAAAATAGAATGTTAAATGGGCAAATAAGGCATTTTCTTAAATCAAGATTCTTATCAGAAATAAAGAATATAAATTTACATTTTCATAATTTTAATCACCAATTTAATGAAAATTGTTCTAATACTAAAAAGATAGCACCAACATTTAATAATACAAGAAATTTATATAATATTGGTCAGCAAGTAAAACATTTCAAATTTGGAAAAGGTATTATATTAAATATAATTGGTAATGGTAAAAATACAAAAATAATAATTAAATTTGATAATTTTGGAATAAAAGAATTATTATTAGAATTTGCAAAATTAGAATAA
- the dapD gene encoding 2,3,4,5-tetrahydropyridine-2,6-dicarboxylate N-succinyltransferase, translated as MKIENMQNIIETSWNHRSNISPNNVSEDLSQTIEKIISLLNLGKIRIAEKQNNQWIVNEWIKKAVLLSFRIKNNKKIGQHPNVFYDKVELKFSKYSEEDFKDGGYRVVPSAVVRSGSFIGKNVVLMPSYVNIGAYIDEGTMVDTWATVGSCAQIGKNVHLSGGVGIGGVLEPLQSNPTIIEDNCFIGARSEIVEGVIIEKNSVLSMGVYISQSTKIYDRATGKITYGIIPSGSVVVPGSLPSSDGSHSLYCAVIVKKVDAQTRSKTSINDLLRD; from the coding sequence ATGAAAATAGAAAATATGCAAAATATCATAGAAACATCTTGGAATCATAGATCAAATATTTCTCCAAATAATGTCTCAGAAGATTTATCACAAACTATTGAAAAAATTATTTCTTTGTTAAATTTAGGAAAAATTAGAATAGCAGAAAAACAAAATAATCAGTGGATAGTGAATGAATGGATAAAGAAAGCAGTGCTACTTTCTTTTAGAATAAAAAATAATAAAAAAATCGGTCAACATCCTAATGTTTTTTATGATAAAGTTGAATTAAAATTCTCTAAATATAGTGAAGAAGATTTTAAAGATGGTGGATATAGAGTTGTACCTTCTGCGGTAGTAAGATCTGGATCATTTATAGGAAAAAATGTTGTACTTATGCCTTCATATGTAAATATAGGTGCATATATAGATGAAGGCACTATGGTTGATACATGGGCAACAGTTGGTTCTTGTGCTCAAATAGGTAAAAATGTACATCTTTCTGGAGGTGTAGGTATAGGAGGAGTTTTAGAACCATTGCAATCTAATCCTACTATAATTGAAGATAATTGCTTTATTGGTGCAAGATCTGAAATAGTAGAAGGAGTTATTATAGAAAAAAATTCTGTTCTATCAATGGGTGTTTATATTTCTCAAAGTACTAAAATTTATGATAGAGCTACAGGAAAGATTACATACGGTATTATTCCTTCTGGTTCTGTAGTAGTACCTGGATCTTTACCATCTTCTGATGGATCACATAGTTTGTATTGTGCTGTAATTGTGAAAAAAGTTGATGCTCAAACACGTTCTAAAACTAGTATAAATGATTTATTGAGAGATTAA
- the ileS gene encoding isoleucine--tRNA ligase, which yields MDYKNTLNLTETPFPMKGDLPNKEPIIIKKWEEENIYNILSELNKNKPKFLLHDGPPYANGDIHLGHAVNKILKDIILKHKRLLGFNACYIPGWDCHGMPIEIQIEKKYGKYLPTIELQKKAREYALEQIEKQKKEFKRLGVLGQWDDPYLTMNFQNESDEVKVLSKILEYGYVNRGLKPVNWCFDCKSALAEAEIEYKDKLDYAIYVAFKFSNNNSILKKFGINFKNQFYGAIAIWTTTPWTIPANQALIINANIKYSLLKVNSSYNNHDLLLIVAKDLVENYLKTLSLKGEILSSIQGKELLGEEFYHPLYGTDIIYNRTAKIFHGDFVNIDNGTGIVHSAPAFGIEDFECFKSNGFTDDEIINPIDENGFFVNSLPFFGNMKIWEANEKIIQFLKTNNTLLFYEKYNHSYMHCWRHKSPLIFRSTHQWFVNMDIIPKNSNKSLRENALSALNNVKFYPEWGKSRLYSMIFNRPDWTISRQRQWGVPIPFFIHKKNGQLHPNTISIIKLICKKIEQYGISAWQNIDIQELLGNEVNEYEKSKDTLDVWFDSGSTNITVLGGKELASLKNLTWPADLYLEGSDQHRGWFHSSLLIGCMLYKQAPYKALLTHGFVVDGNGKKMSKSIGNVILPKEITNKFGAEILRLWVATTDYSGELYISDEILKRVVESYRRIRNTIRFLLANVSDFDPISDALQNDQLLEIDKYALLITKNLQNEIIQYYNKYEFHNVISKLQNFCSEDLGSFYLDILKDRLYTTKSNGKIRRSAQTALYNIALILLKLMSPILSFTTEEAWQYLLNNNYKQSKTIFIENYHEMNISDNANILHKWNQIRIIRKNVQNKLEKSRMTGAIGSSLQAEVEIYAKSNEKILLDSIGEELRFVFIVSKVTIKETDNDLKIVITPSNGIKCERCWNFCNHNDLHKEHQKICNRCFENIFGAGEIRYFS from the coding sequence ATGGACTATAAAAATACTTTAAATTTAACAGAAACTCCTTTTCCAATGAAAGGTGATTTACCAAATAAAGAACCAATTATTATTAAAAAATGGGAAGAAGAAAATATATATAATATACTATCTGAGTTAAATAAAAATAAACCAAAATTTTTGTTACATGATGGTCCTCCTTATGCAAATGGAGATATTCACTTAGGTCATGCAGTAAATAAAATATTAAAAGATATTATTTTAAAACATAAAAGATTATTAGGATTTAATGCATGTTATATACCTGGATGGGACTGCCATGGTATGCCTATAGAAATTCAAATAGAAAAAAAATATGGTAAATATTTGCCTACAATAGAATTACAAAAAAAAGCTAGAGAATATGCTTTAGAACAAATAGAGAAGCAAAAAAAAGAATTTAAAAGATTAGGTGTATTAGGGCAATGGGATGATCCATATTTAACGATGAATTTTCAAAATGAATCTGATGAGGTCAAAGTTTTATCTAAAATATTAGAGTATGGTTATGTTAACCGTGGATTAAAACCAGTCAATTGGTGTTTTGATTGTAAATCAGCTTTAGCAGAAGCTGAAATAGAATATAAAGATAAGTTAGATTATGCTATATATGTTGCTTTTAAATTTTCAAATAATAATAGTATTTTAAAAAAATTTGGTATTAATTTCAAAAATCAATTTTATGGAGCTATTGCAATATGGACTACAACACCATGGACTATACCTGCTAATCAAGCTCTTATAATAAATGCAAATATAAAATATTCTTTATTAAAAGTTAATTCTTCTTATAATAATCATGATTTACTATTAATCGTAGCAAAAGATCTTGTAGAAAATTATTTAAAAACACTTTCTTTAAAAGGAGAAATTTTATCATCAATACAAGGAAAAGAACTTTTAGGTGAAGAGTTTTATCATCCTTTATATGGAACTGATATTATATACAATCGTACTGCTAAGATTTTTCATGGAGACTTTGTTAATATAGATAATGGTACTGGTATTGTGCATTCTGCGCCAGCTTTTGGAATAGAAGATTTTGAATGTTTTAAATCTAATGGTTTTACAGATGATGAAATTATTAATCCTATAGATGAAAATGGTTTTTTTGTAAATTCTTTACCATTTTTTGGTAATATGAAAATATGGGAAGCTAATGAAAAAATAATCCAATTTTTAAAAACAAATAATACTTTATTATTTTATGAAAAATATAATCATAGTTACATGCACTGTTGGAGACATAAATCTCCATTAATTTTTAGGTCTACCCATCAATGGTTTGTAAATATGGATATTATTCCTAAAAATAGTAATAAATCATTACGAGAAAATGCATTAAGTGCTTTAAATAATGTTAAATTTTATCCAGAATGGGGTAAATCAAGATTATATTCTATGATATTTAATAGACCTGATTGGACAATTTCTAGGCAACGTCAATGGGGTGTTCCAATACCATTTTTTATACATAAAAAAAATGGTCAATTACATCCAAATACCATAAGCATCATAAAATTAATATGTAAAAAAATAGAGCAATATGGAATATCTGCTTGGCAAAATATAGATATTCAAGAATTATTAGGCAATGAAGTTAATGAATATGAAAAAAGTAAAGATACTTTAGATGTATGGTTTGATTCAGGATCAACAAATATTACTGTTTTGGGAGGAAAAGAATTAGCTTCTTTGAAAAATCTTACTTGGCCAGCAGATTTATATTTAGAAGGATCTGATCAACATAGAGGTTGGTTTCATTCTTCATTATTAATCGGATGTATGCTATATAAACAGGCTCCATACAAAGCATTACTAACTCATGGTTTTGTTGTAGATGGTAATGGTAAAAAAATGAGTAAATCTATTGGTAATGTTATTTTACCTAAAGAAATTACTAATAAATTTGGTGCAGAAATATTACGATTATGGGTAGCTACAACAGATTATTCTGGAGAATTATATATATCAGACGAAATATTAAAAAGAGTTGTAGAAAGTTACCGTAGAATTCGTAATACTATAAGATTTTTACTAGCTAATGTATCTGATTTTGATCCTATATCAGATGCATTACAAAATGATCAATTATTAGAAATAGATAAATATGCACTATTAATAACTAAAAATTTACAAAATGAAATTATTCAATATTATAATAAATATGAATTTCATAATGTTATATCAAAGTTACAAAATTTTTGTTCTGAAGATTTAGGATCTTTTTATTTAGATATATTAAAAGATAGACTTTATACAACTAAATCTAATGGCAAAATTAGACGTAGCGCTCAAACTGCTTTATATAATATAGCTTTGATATTATTAAAATTAATGTCACCAATATTATCATTTACTACAGAAGAGGCATGGCAATATTTATTAAATAATAATTATAAACAATCAAAAACTATTTTTATAGAAAATTATCATGAAATGAATATTTCAGATAATGCTAATATTTTGCATAAATGGAACCAAATTAGAATAATAAGAAAAAATGTACAAAATAAATTAGAAAAATCAAGAATGACAGGAGCAATAGGATCATCTTTACAAGCTGAAGTAGAAATATATGCTAAATCTAATGAAAAAATATTATTAGATAGTATTGGTGAAGAATTAAGATTTGTTTTTATAGTATCTAAAGTTACAATTAAAGAAACTGATAATGATTTGAAAATAGTTATTACTCCATCTAATGGTATTAAATGTGAGCGTTGTTGGAATTTTTGTAATCATAATGATTTACATAAAGAACATCAAAAAATATGTAATAGATGTTTTGAAAATATTTTTGGTGCTGGTGAAATTAGATATTTTTCATAA
- the prmB gene encoding 50S ribosomal protein L3 N(5)-glutamine methyltransferase → MIRNIPELICIRDIIRYAVTQFNKNQIFFGHGNDNSFDEAVNLILQTLKLEPDLLEIFLDARLLEKEISLILDYIEKRVKDRIPIAYLTKESWLNGYKFFVDERVIIPRSYLAEILLDKDIIDNNIEDILDLCTGSGCLAILAAIKFKNANIDAIDISEDALEVANKNINLYRLNQQIKTYKSNLYSSLEKNKKYDLIICNPPYVNMESMNILPKEYSYEPKIALYGGINGMDLIEKIIKQSKHYLKDNGIILLEIGNEFNNFMKMFKYLKPHWFHEDHLYKKILMLKYDQL, encoded by the coding sequence ATGATAAGAAATATTCCAGAATTAATATGTATTAGAGATATTATTCGCTATGCTGTGACACAATTTAATAAAAATCAAATTTTCTTTGGTCATGGTAATGATAATTCATTTGATGAAGCAGTAAATTTAATTCTGCAAACACTTAAGTTAGAACCAGATTTATTAGAAATATTTTTAGATGCAAGATTGTTAGAAAAAGAAATATCTTTAATTTTAGATTATATAGAAAAAAGAGTTAAAGATAGAATACCTATAGCATATTTAACTAAAGAATCTTGGTTAAATGGATATAAATTTTTTGTAGATGAAAGAGTAATTATACCAAGATCTTATTTAGCAGAAATTTTGCTGGACAAAGATATTATTGATAATAATATAGAAGATATATTAGATCTTTGTACAGGGTCTGGTTGTTTAGCTATTCTTGCCGCTATTAAATTTAAAAATGCTAATATAGATGCAATAGATATATCAGAAGATGCTTTAGAAGTAGCAAATAAAAATATAAATCTATATAGATTAAATCAACAAATCAAAACATATAAAAGTAATCTGTATAGTAGTTTAGAAAAAAATAAAAAATATGATTTAATTATTTGTAATCCTCCATATGTAAATATGGAATCAATGAATATTTTACCTAAAGAATATTCATACGAACCAAAAATAGCTCTATATGGAGGGATTAATGGTATGGACTTAATAGAAAAAATTATTAAACAATCTAAACATTACTTAAAAGATAATGGTATTATCCTATTAGAAATAGGAAATGAATTTAATAATTTTATGAAAATGTTTAAATATTTAAAACCTCATTGGTTTCATGAAGATCATTTATATAAAAAAATACTTATGTTAAAATATGACCAATTATAG
- a CDS encoding RsmB/NOP family class I SAM-dependent RNA methyltransferase: protein MEIKNINIRISQIVNILNKLLSFNNVIDINVIENYFRSHKNIGLYDRNEINNAIYDILRHLTLYNYLVNSKKTNLEKNICLAILGLINTNNRLYNYLDNDQKEWIDKIYNYDISSLNANIKYSIPEWIYKSYDNIFNSEALFNSLNSRAKLDIRVNPININRKSFVKNIKQDFNLIENEDFVITKFSPFGIRFNKNIKINKWKYYFDGDIEIQDEGSQLISILVNPRRYELIIDFCAGSGGKSLLMSALMHSSGHIYAFDISNKKLLEAKKRFDRSKLNNISFIHIKDECDQKINRFFGKANKVLVDIPCTGSGTLRRYPNLKWLHTNESINKIIKLQTKILIKASQCVKKDGYLIYSTCSILPEENQLQIAKFIDKNDSFQIIDIKTLLKNLKIDLPCKGPFLELRPDIHHTDGFFIAILKKIK from the coding sequence TTGGAAATAAAAAATATCAATATTCGCATATCTCAAATTGTAAATATATTAAATAAATTATTAAGTTTTAATAATGTTATTGATATCAATGTTATAGAAAATTATTTTAGATCTCACAAAAACATTGGTTTATATGATAGAAATGAAATTAATAATGCCATTTATGATATTTTACGCCATTTAACTTTGTATAATTATTTAGTTAATAGTAAAAAAACTAATTTAGAAAAAAATATTTGTTTAGCAATTCTAGGTTTGATAAATACTAATAATAGATTATACAATTATCTAGACAATGATCAAAAAGAATGGATTGATAAAATATACAACTATGATATATCAAGTTTGAATGCTAATATAAAGTATAGTATTCCAGAATGGATATATAAATCATATGATAATATTTTCAATAGTGAAGCATTATTTAATAGTTTGAATTCTAGAGCTAAATTAGATATTCGAGTAAATCCTATAAATATTAATAGAAAATCTTTTGTTAAAAATATTAAACAAGATTTTAATTTAATAGAAAATGAAGATTTTGTAATAACTAAATTTTCACCATTTGGTATTCGCTTTAATAAAAATATAAAAATTAATAAATGGAAATACTATTTTGATGGTGATATAGAAATTCAAGATGAAGGCAGTCAATTAATTTCAATATTAGTAAATCCTCGTCGTTATGAATTAATTATTGATTTTTGTGCTGGTTCAGGTGGTAAAAGTTTGCTAATGAGTGCTTTAATGCATTCTAGTGGACATATTTATGCTTTTGATATATCTAATAAAAAATTATTAGAAGCAAAAAAAAGATTTGACAGATCAAAATTAAATAATATTTCCTTCATACATATAAAAGATGAATGTGATCAAAAAATTAATAGATTCTTTGGTAAAGCTAATAAAGTTTTGGTAGATATTCCTTGTACAGGGTCAGGTACTTTACGTAGATATCCAAATTTAAAATGGTTACATACAAATGAAAGTATTAATAAAATTATTAAATTACAAACTAAAATTTTAATAAAAGCATCACAATGCGTTAAAAAAGATGGTTATTTAATATATTCGACATGTAGTATTCTTCCAGAAGAAAATCAACTGCAAATTGCAAAATTTATTGATAAAAATGATTCTTTTCAAATTATTGATATTAAAACTTTATTAAAAAATCTTAAGATTGATTTACCTTGCAAAGGCCCATTTTTAGAATTAAGGCCTGATATACATCATACAGATGGTTTTTTTATAGCAATTTTGAAAAAAATAAAATAA